The DNA segment GATTCCTCAGAAGGATCCCAGTGGAAATGAGTCATCTATGTGCCGTTTCCACCTCTTCTTTAGATTCGAGGAAAGGAACTAGTGTTGCTCTaagtcagtagttctcaacctgggggtcgaaagaccccttcacaggggtcatggcaggatgACCAGCGGAGTGGGGGGGCCGGccactgttgcctcccccaaattaTGTTTTTTcttgccttctcccccacccttccctccaagggggacccaaagtggcccacgtccctttactgatgtctccaaatcaattttgccTGTGGGAGGGTGtccacacatgaaagctcatgccttgaagaaatctttgttggtcttaaagatgcccctggactcaatatttgttcttccaaatcattggttttcgttactcGGTTCGTACCCCGCCCTTCTCCAAGAGGTCCCAAAGTGGTGGCCAACATTGCTCCtcatccatttcatccacacaacggccttgcagggtagattaagTTAGggtgtttgtctggagcagcaggaaagaggaagatcagcatggtgggacaagaggcagaactgaactgagttcagttggaaaaaaaacaattgatatacagtcatgaacaatggcttGTCACACCATTGGtaagtttcggtttaatttctgtgatagaacccttgcatagttttatggttgggttCCCTGCAACATGAGAAACAGTAttcaagggtcgcagcattaggaaggttgagaaccactgtcctaagggCTGCATGAAGAACCTTCCTGGGGAATTCAGAAATGGGTGCCTGGCAGAGGCTGGTCTTGGATTGTCCTCCCCACCTCTTCTCCTTGGACTTACTTACGGGGCTTGTGACCCAATCTTATCACAGCAAACAATGGGGATTCTTTGGGGAGACCCAGTGGCTGGATTTGCTACCAGTCAGATTGAGTTATGGTTGGATTTCCCCCAGTGGGCAGAGTCTAGTGACCCTGCGTTGCCTTTTGTCATCCCGGTCTTGTGTGGCCAGCATGCTTGTCCTCTGTTGGCAGCATGATGTGGCCCTGACTGTGGGTGGTGCTGCACCAAGGTGGTCTCCTCATGCTCTGTGGGCCGTGCTGGCTGCTCCTTGGTCTTTGCTCTTCGGCTTTCTGGGTTTGGGGCAGCCAACCAAGTGAGGTAGTTTAATGTGAGGGGCAATCCCCTGCCCCACTAGCAATCACTGAGGTTGGCGCTTTCCCCTCTTTGCTGCTCTTGCCTGGTGGCACCTGATGGCAGTCACTTGGCAGAAGGGTGAGTAACGACAGGGTCAGCTCATGGCGACAGGTGACAAAATGGAGAGGTGGAATTGACTGGGAGCTGAGCATGCATGTGCAGGTGGGCTCCCCAGGTGTAGTTCTGCTCTGACTTCTGGTAATGGATACTTGTCAGCGGAAGCCTTTTGCAAGCAGCTGGAGCCCTGGTGAAGGCAGGGGAAGTCGTCTTCCAAAAGCCTTTTGGCTCTTGAGactcttctgttttatttctcaCAACAGTTCTGTGAAGGCTGGCCGACTGCCTGTGTTGTGCCAGCGCCACATCAGGCACTTGTGGGTGGAGGGCTTCAGCAGTGCCAGGCCTTGCAGGTCCAGCCCAGCAGTCTTCCAGCTTTTGCCCTCACAGGAGGCCAGAAGCCCCTGGGAGAGGCCAGCGTGCCTGTCTGCTGATCGGCCCTTGTCTTGGTGTGTTCCGTGTTGCCAAGGCCAAAGGAGATGTGGGGAATAGCCCGAGTTTGCCTTTCCTGCCTCTCCATCAGCAGATCTGGACTGAGGCTCCTTCCTGGGCGTTGGTGTCATTTGCAGAGGTGGGTGGGAAAGCTCACGAGGGTTGAACCACCAGGGTGTGACGGTGACTCTCCTTTTGCATCTCTTTCAGGCTGACCAGCTTACTGAAGAGCAAATCGCAGGTGAGCCCCCAAGGGTCTCTGTGTGGTGGTTTGACAGAGGGCGGGCAGCAGAAGCTGCTCTTGGATCTCGGTGGGGGTCCTTTGCCGAAGAATGCAGAAGCCCAGGCCTAAGCTTTCCGATCTTTGGGATGGGGAATGCTCAGCACGCTGAAGGGCCAGCATCACAATTTGAGGCACGTAGAGCCGGTTTATGACCTTCCACTTTGGGAAAGTTTTATGCAAAAACAGTGTCCAGCAGCTGGTAGGATTGTGGGTGTCCCAAGAACTAAGGATGGGCAAGAAATCCATGTAACTGTCAGCTCTGGTGGGTGGCCAGTACCTGGCTTCTAAcaccccctgctcccctccctccccccggcagAATTCAAGGAGGCCTTCTCCCTCTTCGACAAGGATGGGGACGGCACCATCACCACTAAGGAGCTCGGCACCGTGATGCGCTCTCTGGGGCAGAACCCAACGGAGGCCGAGTTGCAGGACATGATCAACGAGGTGGACGCAGATGgtgagtgtggggggaggggagcccttGGATTCCCTGATGCAGAAGAATTATTTGGGGTTGGTTTACTGGAGTCAGCTCCTCGGTGGAAGCACTTCCTTAGGAGAAGAATGTGTCTCTCAGCTACCGCCAGGTGAGTAGATGTAGCAGTGCTGGTGGAGGGGGCTGGGATGGATGGCCTTCTGGTGGGCAGGAGGCAGCAAGGCCTGGGTATCTGGGAATCCCCGTTGAAAGCCACACCCTGGCTCCCGGGCCTCAGCATTGGCCCGCCTTGAGTCAGCCATTCTGTGTGATCCAACGTGGGGCAGTGCCCAAGCGGGCTGGAACGCTACTGGTGGCACACAGAttgggggtcctccatggtgagTGGAGCCTGAAGTACGGAGCTCAGGCTCAGGGTTCTTGCAGTTCCCCACAATGCAGACTGAGGCCGATGCGGTTGGTTTGGGAGTGGACACCCCTTCGCTCCCCTTTCGCTGGGCCAGGGTTCACTTGGTCTGTGGGGCTTCCAGGCCGTCTGCCAGCTTCTGCTCACGGAGGCCTCTTTTCAGGGAACGGCACCATTGACTTCCCAGAGTTCTTGACCATGATGGCGAGGAAGATGAAGGACACGGACAGCGAGGAAGAAATCCGGGAGGCTTTCAGAGTGTTCGATAAGGTGAGGAGCGCCACTTAGAGGGCAGCGAAGAAGGAAGCAGTGAGCAGCCAGAGTCCAGAAGGAGGGTTCCAGTTCCCCTCAGCCTGGCTGACCCGGGGGGAGAATAGAAGGGCTGTCAGGAAAGAGCACCAGTCTCCGAGCGTTAGGGGGCTCCAGGCAGAGcagtcttctggggggggggggtagctgctTCCCACTGGGAgcccacaatggaaaggggggCGGGTGCCAGGCTGGGCTTCTTGCTTTTGGGGAATGTGGGCCCCACCAAGCCCCTCGGGGATGACCGCCTTCAGCAGCACCCTCTCCTCCCAGGACGGAAATGGCTATATCAGTGCAGCCGAATTGCGCCACGTGATGACCAACCTCGGGGAGAAGCTGACGGACGAAGAGGTGGATGAGATGATCCGGGAGGCGGACATCGATGGGGACGGGCAGGTCAACTATGAAGGTGAGCACTGCCCTCCGGGAGGCCATGGAATCTAAAGGCCTGAGGGGTTGCCAGCAGGAAGTGCGAGGAAGAGGCCTCCTGGGGCCACCCGTGTGCCCAACTGCAGGCCCCTCGCTTGCGTGCCTGTAGGCAAGAGATGGCGAGGCCAAAGCTGAGGGTGAGCCGGCTCAAAGGCCGTGAAGTTGGAACAGCCCATGACCcgttgagttctccagaactgaGCATCAAGCAGGAGGTTAACGTTACAAAAGCAAAGGGTAATTaagatcaggtccccccccccctctggtggATATTGGGCCCAGGAGAGCCTGGTGCCCAGGGCACAGTTCTAACCCATGCAGTTTTAACGTCAAGCCTTAGGAACGGGACAGCTTGTACCGTGATGTGCTAGCCTTGGTTGGATTCTGCTGGGGCCCAATGCAGGGCTCAGCCTTCTCAGCCAGCTAGTTGGCCAGTCTCCTTTGGGTGGCTTCTTGTAAAGGCAAGCTGAGTTCCAAAGCAAGAAGCCCTGGTTGTCGGTGGCCTTGTTCAGGAAGGGCAGTGTGCCTCCTGGCACAGGCCTTAGTCTGCAGTCCGCGTACTGGTTCTGCATGCCCATACTCGTTTTCTCTGCCCAACCGTTTGTACTTCACCTGCTGCCCTTCTTTATGTAGGAGGGAGTCGGCATGTTGCTTTTCCATAATATTATGCCAACAGTGGTTCTCAGTAAAAAGCTCCTGGAGCGTTTCTCAGTTGAGCAGAGGCAAAACCCCTGACTGTTGTTTTTGGGAAGAAAATTTGTGCTGTCTCTTCACAAAGAGATAATCCCATTAGAGCATCCCGCGTGACTGTGTCATCAGCTGCAGAAGGCCCACCAGCCCAGATTAAAAACTAAAGGCAAATCAAAGCTGCAGAGAACTAGACTGTTTAAAACCATGGGGTCAGGTCATTCAAGAAGCAGGGGTGAAGAGTCTGTTCAAAAGGTCTTCTGGAAAGTTGTCTTAAAATGACTCTTGAATCCCTGTAATGGGGGTGGGCGGACAACTCTCCATCTGCAGGGAAGGAGTTCCAGTAGTCAGGGGTGCTTGGTGAGAAAGTCTTTGGATCCCCACGGAACACATATCTGCCCACGTGGGATCATACAGCAGCATCTCCAGAGGGAGCCTTGCAGTGCCTGGAAGACAAAATCCAGTGGAGGAGGCTCTGGAATGGAAGCCCATGTGCTCCGCCCACAATTGGTGCATGTGGTGTTTGCTGGAGCGACCACCCATCAGCACTGAACAGTTGTGGTTTCCAGATTGcttccaagggcagccccacctAGACCACGCTGCGGCAGTCTAACTGGATGTTAACCAGGATCTCTTAACTGGCCAGGCCTGCTTCTTTAAAGGTTCCAGGAAACCTGTACAACTGTCTCTCGAACTTCAGCCATTTCTTTGGCCCTACTAAAAGAAGTTGTTGTCATGGATCCCTTGTAGAGTCCCAACCTGCTGGTGTTCGGGGAtttagggggtgggggggctgagcAAGATTCTCTGTGATGATTAACAAGAATGAGTAGACTGGCCCAAGAGCAGCTAATGGCCCTTGCTCCTCCTTCATCCACACTCAAGGGGAAGTGGGTGTGCTAAAGACAGAAGGCCCCTCAGGGCACTCCTGGGTGGCTAGAGAAGGGTGGGGCAAGGCTGTTCTCTGGGGTCTCCCTGATATGTGGGTGAGCAGCACCCCTGGATGGAGCCCCCTGACTCATTGGCCCTCTCTGGACTGTGTCTCTTTCAGAGTTTGTGCAAATGATGACTGCAAAGtgagccctgcagagcgggcagCTGGCGATGCCCAATTCTCCTTTGATACTTTTTTCTCCGACATGCTCTCTTACTTAAGTAACCTGGTTCTCTAAGCAAACAATCGGCTGTGGAATAAATCTGACCAAgcgattaaaaaaagaaaagaaagaaaaaaacccttcccaAGCTGCATGATtgcactctcccccctccccctcgctcctcctccctcttttccctccttccttcctcctcctcttcctcctggggCAGCCCCTTAACGTCCTGGAAGGaaaccagcccccctcccctcgccttgTGGACGTCTTTGTTTCCATCGGGTCTTCTGTTCTGCAGTCCGTGCTGGCCGCTCTCCCAGGGGCGCCGATCCTTTTTCTTTTGAGAACCCATGCgagggagggtggaggagagcCGGGAAAACCCTCCTTTCATCGTGTTGCATGCGCCTGGCAGTGTGGTCGTGCGCATTGGCCCGGGGGTTGCCACCAGAGGTCTTGCCCCCTGCGGAACACCGAGGGGGCTCCGAGGAAGAAACTGGGGaggggtgtggggtgtgtgtgcgtgtcttaGTTTTCGTGGGCGGGGGAGCCATCACAAAAAACTCCGGGACGTGTAGCTGAAGGTGGGTTCCAGGGAGCTccatcaggagggggggggtggttaATAAGATCTGATTGGCCGTTTAGAAAAGCATATCTCCGAAagtgcccccttcccctcccccaacacctgCGACTTTCACTCCTGCCTCTGCTCTGGAACCCTGTATAAATTGTAAATGTCCTTCCGGTTTTTCCGAAACGTCTATGTTCTGACATGAGCTGCTATGTAAATACCTCATGCCAATGGCCCGGTTTGGGCCCCTGCGGGTGTGGAGATGGCAGGCGCTGTAAGGGGGGcagcgtggggaggggggcatgaggCATTGGGATGGAACCGCAATAAAAGGGCAAAGCCGCTGCTGAGCGGATGCCGTCTGCCccagggctccctcccccccccttcctcatgcaaggcttttccttccttccttccttcgtcgtGGCTCTGGGTTTTCACGCTTGTCCCTCGGCAGCTTGGTATGGATAGTCTGTGCTCTTGATGTCGCTTTCCTTCGCCTGCgcacatgcccccccccgccccctcctcgcAACAAACGGCATGAGCTGCAAAACcagcttctctttttttttctctctccacattttgttttttaatcaatgacaataaaaaatgcaaaaagCTTTGGCGGGGGAACTGAAACCAGCAGCGGGATTTTCCTGGCGACCAGGCGAACGAAGAGTTCTTTTTGTGCCGTCCGCCGACGGATTGGACCCGTGCCGCCTCcgttttattcccccctccctccctccccccgggtcTTTCCGCACCCCTGGCCATgagttggaggttggaggggtctTTTCTCGCCTTGAgagcttggaagggggggggtcgtGGGATGGGGGGAAGGCTGGAACAAGGTGTCCTTGGAAGCAGGTGGTGTTGTGTTCAGTTCAAgctgtgaaaataaaattatatcaATGTTTTCCAATAAAATGCAGTGACTACCTGAATGGGCTTGATTGATGTGGCTTCGAACGCGGCGGCCCTGTCAGTGGCAGCTTTGGAAAGCAAGTGTGtagtgccccccccgcccccgcccccttggCTTCCTGCCGTCTGGGTAGCTGTGGGCCACAAtccccttttgtgtgtgtgtcatccCTTGGCTGCCAGGCGCTGCTGTGTCCCTGTCActtctggcagccccccccccccagggctgctcTCCTTGTGGAGGACGAGGGGTGGAGTGACCGAGTCACCCCTGGCCCAGCAGACGCAGCGCTCCCATTTCTGAGCGGGTTCCCTTCATGTCCTGGCCAGGCTTCAGACAGTGATGCAGCTGCTGGCTCCGCCCAGGACCACTTGGTCTCCGGGAGATTCCCGTTGCTTGCTGTGCACATGAAGTGGTCTCCCTGCCCCGGGGTCCAGAGAAATGTCCCTCGCCCCGTGCCCAGGGAGTGCCTTTGCTGTGCAGACAGATGTCTGGAGCTCTCGGTGCTGGTGGGATTGTGGGGGCTGCGGCCGGAAGAGCTGACAAGAGCGTCCAGGTCTGCTGAACGAGTTCTGCTCCCAACTTACGGGCTGCTCTGCTTGAGGGATCCGGAGTCGAAGGGCACGAACAGACACTTGGGTCTTGAACTGCTTAACCGGAGGGCCTGCCTTCCAAGGGTGGTTTTGCTGCAAGTGCAAATGAAGTTCTGTGACACGAGAGGGCTTGTTCCTGGGATGCCGCCGGCTGGATCCTGCAGAATTGATGTGAGGACTTGCACATGCTGCCCTTTCTTCCCCCGTGGAGGCCCCGGAGTCTTCTGAGGCTGCCAGTGGCTCACCAGAGTGTCTGCCTGAGCAtcacctcttgcctggtcctttctgCTGGAGATGTTGGTTTTCTCCATTTGCGAGGTGGATGAGACTGAAAAGGGCGGGCACCTCCTTGGCAGAGAGGGGGCTTGTTCCATCGGGTCtcagtctagcccaggggtagtcaaactgcggccctccagatgtccatggactacatttcccaggagcccctgccagcgttcgctggcaggggctcctgggaattgtagtccatggacatctggagggccgcagtttgactacccctggtctagccccTGTTTCACCAGGCCTCTCGTGGCAGGGGAAGGAACCTTGAAAACTGGATCCTGCAGGCTTTGTTGCTTCTGCTGGGAGGTGGCAGCTGCCTGAGGGCCGCCCcaaaaggcaggggtggccaaactggctctccagatgtccatggattacaatttccatgaacctctggagcgCCACAAATTGGCCACCCCTACATTGTTCAGAGGATTAGGTCCTGCCAACAAGATCCGTTCTCCatttgcgggtgggggggggcaaagtgggtggggtttgggttgCAGTGGGCGGAGCTCCCAAGTTCCTTCATTGCTTTTCCCCCCTTGCCTTTGCAAGATCCCTGAGTGGgctggcagctgctgtggccCCGACAAAGGAAGGCCTGAGAAATGCTGTGGGGGGCCAAGGACCCTCCCCCTCACCGCCAGTCTCTGCTCCCAGAGGGAGTTCCCTGGGGCAGCAGGTGCTAGCACCCTGCAGACGGGGCAaattggtaggggctcatggtagtccTAGTCCACGGGGCCCCTTtggcctccccagccaggcagggaagactgCAGTGAGGGTGTGACGGAGCAGGAGGAGAGCTAGTCCTCAGAACAGGCGCCTCTGGAGGGTGACTGCTGGTCTGAAACATAACAGAATTGTGAGTCCCGTGGGCTCCTCGAAGGACAAGTTCAATACTGGGCACCTCTTGCTCAAACGGAGGCACATCTGGGCAGGCATGACCGAGGCTGCAGGAGTGGCAAGGTGAAATCTGGTGGGTGGAGCTCTTTGGTTCGGCCAATGCTGCTTCGGGGATTGCCGAAGTGGCCAAACAGCCAAAGTGCTCCATGTGGCTGTACTGAGCCCCGGAGACCTGCAGGGGGAGCCAGACACCAAGGAAAGAGGGAGGTGACTTTCCCATTGTCTTTAGAGaggctgtatttttattttcatatttccaccccaccccccctccagaatGCTGAAGCAACCtgaaaccagtgtggtgtagtgattaaggagtggcagactctactctggagagcggggttggattccccacttctccacgtgcagccatctgggtgaacctgggttagtcacagtcctgttagagctgttctcacagagcagttctgtcaaagctctctcacctaactcacagggagtatgttgtggggagaggaggagaaaagtgCTCGTAAGCCATGTTGGAGTAtaaaaggggtataaaaaccaaccatagagttggaatgggctatacagtaaaaaacagggtataaacaaccatctcttctgttttcttcatTCACACCTGGTCAGAGTTCTAGCGCCCAGCCCTACTTGCACAGCTAGCATGCATGAATGTATCTGTTCACCCACACGGAGGCATGCTGTCTCTCTGGATGAGGCCCTGCTCTCCCCTTGCCCTTCGCTCTGGAAGCCTCTTCTGAGATGACAAAGTCTGCACTGCCATTGCAATGGGCGTGATTGAATAAGCCCGGCCACAGTGCCATTCCCTGTGGAGACCTCCTGTTGCAACTCTGCATGAGTCATTTTCTCTTCCCCTTAAGGCATGCTCTCAGATTAGGCTTAAACATGCATTTActttcatatatttaaaataaaatcagtgtgcttgtgtgtgtgtgtgtgtggggggggagttaaatacgattttttttttgcttcagttgAATGCTAGGCGAGGACTATAGAGACTTGGTTTCAAATCTCCCTGTTgccagggttctcatgggaatttgggctgtatcaagtggAATATCGTGTCTGGATCACGGGAGGTGagggtaccgctttactctgctctggttcggcctcacttgcagtcctgtgttcagttttgggcaccccaattgaagagggatgttgacaaactggagcgtgtccagaggagggtaacgaggatggtgaggggtttggagaccaagatgtatgaagaaaggttgggggagcttggtctgtttagcctggagaggagacgactgagaggggatctgataaccatcttcaagtatttaaaaggctgccatgtaacggatggaacagagttgttctctcttgccctagagggatagaccagaacaaataggatgaaattaatgcaaaagaaattcagtctcaacatacagaagaagttcctgaaagtcagagcggtttctcagtgaaaaagccttcctcgggaggtggtgggttcttcatctttggaaatctttaaacagaggctggagagccatatgatggagaggctgattctgtgaaggttcaagggggtggcaggtgacagtgggtgagcgagagggttgggagtgtcctgcacagtgcagggggatggactagatgacccatgaggtccctttcatgGTTCTATGATTGGGCTTCCTGGGGCTGGTCCTTCAAAGCATGATGATGAAATGGAGGCAGGGCGAGCCAGGTGGGTCGGCCTTGGCTCCTTGGCAGAAGGGCTAGGAAGACAACCTGATGAGTGAGGGGCACCCCTGGGGGGGGACCCCCATGCTCCCCTCCTCTGCCATCTGGGAGGCAAGATCGCTCCCTCTGAAGAGCAGCAGGCGAGGGGACTCTCCCTGAAATAAACGCCTAGTGCCGCAGAGCTACTCTCAGATATTCTTGAAGGTAACGTAACCCTCCAACaaatccttttctccttttaCAGACTCAAGCaggggccccctcccccgccccttgCGCCCGCGTCTCCCTTCAAGGGCTGGCTGAACACAAGGAGCCCCCATCAGCCACGCAGCCTCCGCAGCGTTCGGGGGCTGGGAGAGCAGGAGGGCACCGTCCCGGGAGGCATTGACATTCCTCCCCGGAATTGACGAGAGGCAGAGACGGGCAACTGTTTATGCCAAGTCCCCCAGGTTGATGCCTGGGCTTGGGGCTGCATATTTTCCACTGTACCAGGTGCCTGTGCCCCAGCACACACTCTTGGCTTCTAGAGAAGGCTGGCTCCGTCCCACACTAGGCGGGGTGGGGGCAAATTGGGGCGCTGGGAGAAACCGGGAGCGACCCACGCCCTGCCTCAaggctcctgggagagctgggtAACGGCGGACTTGGTCCTTGCCTCTGAAATATCCCCCGTCAGCTAAGGGACTCTTTTGCCCCCTGGCTCGTTGCACAGTCGGTTCCGAACACCATGAGGAGAACTGGGGATTTGTCCAAACCCAACC comes from the Paroedura picta isolate Pp20150507F unplaced genomic scaffold, Ppicta_v3.0 Ppicta_v3_sca21, whole genome shotgun sequence genome and includes:
- the CALM3 gene encoding calmodulin-3, encoding MADQLTEEQIAEFKEAFSLFDKDGDGTITTKELGTVMRSLGQNPTEAELQDMINEVDADGNGTIDFPEFLTMMARKMKDTDSEEEIREAFRVFDKDGNGYISAAELRHVMTNLGEKLTDEEVDEMIREADIDGDGQVNYEEFVQMMTAK